The Candidatus Atribacteria bacterium ADurb.Bin276 DNA segment TGGCATGAGGGTCTATCCTGAAAACCAACGGGCATGATAAATCAAGCCCCTACCAAAGAATTTAAAAATGTAGGGCACAATGTATTGTGCCCATTCATTAATTAATGTAGCGACATACCATGGTATGTCGAATCTTGGTTTTCTACCTCATCTGGTGCCATAAAAACGGCATAAAGGTCTGTCCTGAATATACCATCAAATGAATTCTTTAATCGGTCATCCTGAGCCCTCGTTTTTCGAGGGCGTGAGGATCTCATCTTTTTTAAAATTTTTTATCTCATTGACTAAAGGGAGAATAAGAGGGAATCGATTTTTTTTCAGTTCTTTCTAACTCGTCTTTGAAAAAATAAGAAATTAAATTAATGCAAAATTGGTTATTATATTCATAGAATATGACATAATGTTATAAGTGTTTATTCAAGCTTTTTTTAAAAAATTGATATGAATTGCAATCATTCCATTCAATATTTGAATTTATAACCCATGACTGAATAAATAAAATTAAAATAAGATATTTTTTACCTTAAGGGATAAGACTATGAGAAATTTGGAAGTTGCTCAAATTCTTCGTGAAATTGGAGTTCTCTTAGAAATAAAAGGAGAAAACCGGTTTCGAGTATTGGCCTATCAAGAAGCTGCCAGAAAAATCGAAAACTGGCCGGAAGCGATTGAATTACTCGCCAAAGAAGGAAAATTACGAGACATATCAGGCATTGGTGAAGGCTTAGCAGCCAAGATCGATGAATATCTTCGCACCGGGAAAATCGAATATTATGAAGAACTAACTAAAGAAACCCCTCGGGAACTCATTCAGCTCACTGAAATCCCTGGGGTTGGCCCAAAAATTGCCCGACAACTCTATTCCGACTTAGGGATTGTAAACATTGAGCAATTAGAACAAGCCATTCAGGAACATCGTCTTCAAAATCTCCCTGGATTTGGTATCAAAAGTGAAGAAAAAATAAGAAAAGGGATCGATATTATCAAGAAGAGTACCGGTAGGATGTTATTAGGTTACGCACTTCCCTTGGCTGAAGAAGTTATTGCCTTCCTTCGTGAAAATAATCAAATTGATAACATAAGCACAGCTGGAAGCCTTCGTCGTATGAAAGAAACCATTGGTGATATTGATATTTTGGCATCAACGGCTGATGCAGAACGTATGATGGAAACCTTTACCAAACTGCCTATGGTGAAGCAAGTCATTGCCCATGGAACAACTAAATCGAGTATCTTGACCTATGAGGGAGTACAAATTGATCTTCGAGTGGTTGATAATCAATGTTTTGGCGCCGCACTCCAGTATTTTACTGGTTCTAAAGAACATAACGTTAAACTTCGGGAATATGCACAAAAAAAAGGGTATAAGATTAACGAGTATGGAATTTATCGGATAGATGATGAGGAAAAGAAGGGGGGAGAAAAGGAAGAAGAAATTTATCAAATTTTAGGAATGGAGTGGATTCCACCGGAGATGAGAGAAGATCAAGGTGAAATTGAAGCTGCTCTTCAAAAACGCTTACCGGTATTGGTCGACATAAAAGATATTCAAGGAGATCTTCACGTCCATTCAAATTGGAGTGATGGATTGGTTTCCATTGAAGAGATGGCATTAGCTGCTACTAAAAAAGGATATCAATACCTCGCTATTTGTGATCATACCCAGGGATTGGCAGTGGCTTCTGGCTTAACCCCCGAGCAAATACAAGAAAGAAGGAAAGAGATTAACCAATGGAACCAAAATCATAGTGAGATTTTTGTTCTAGAGGGGGTAGAAGCTAATATTTTAGGTGATGGATCAATTGATCTTCCTGATGAAGTGCTTGCTCAACTTCCCATAGTAGTTGCTGGAATTCACACCGGATTAAGTCAAACCACTGAAAAAATAAACCAACGCCTTGAAAAGGCTTTTAAAAATCCCTATGTTCAGATTATTAGTCACCCCACCGGACGATTGATCAATAAACGGGATGCAACTCAAGGTGACCTCGCGCTTCTTTTTAAATACGCTCAACAGACAACAACCGCTCTTGAAATCAATGCCCAACCAGAACGGTTAGATCTTAAAGATATTGATGCCCGACAAGCCAACGAAAAGTACCAGATTAAATTGGTTATTTCTACTGATTCTCACGATCCTTCCTCATTGAATCTTATGCGTCTTGGTGTTGCCCAAGCCCGTCGAGCTTGGTTGTCTAATAAGGACATTCTCAATACTTACAATAAAGGCCAACTCCTTGAAATCCTCCAAAAAAAGAGAGAACGCTTTACAATTTAGATCTATTCCTACTCCTCCATAACCTCAGAAACAATGAAAATATTAATCTTTTTCCATTATTGCAAAGGCCTATTCGTTTCATACTACTCAACTATGCCTTTCCAAACGTGGTGGGAGTTGTCGTTTGTGTTCAGTCCGCTTTATCATTTTTTGAATTTTGGCAATATCCTGTTGATTTCCTAACCCATTTTGAATAAATGCATCTAAAACTGCATAACAAATACCCATTTCCTTTTCATCAGTTTGATCTTCCCATAGCCCTGCCGATGGTGCCTTTTCGATTATGGATGCTGGTATTTCTAAAAACTTTGCGAATTGCCAAACTTCCGTTTTAGTCAAATGGGCAAGAGGCATCAGGTCAACCCCCCCATCCCCATATTTGGTATAATATCCAACTGTTAATTCACTTTTGTTGGTTGCTCCACAAACCAGATAATTTTCCTTTTGAGCAAAATAATAAAGGACCGTCATTCGGATGCGAGGAATAATATTAGCTAAGGGAAGAGGAAGAGGTTTTGAGTAGCTTTCACCAAGGAGAGCGAGATAGCTATCATATATAAAATCAAGAGAAAAAATTTGATAGGAAATAGCAAATTTTCCGGCTATTAGTTCAGCATCTTGTTGATCCAGGGGAAGGCTGTGACAAGGAAGCATAAGACCTAAGGTATTTTCTGGAAATGCAATTTTAGCCAATGCTCCCGCTACCGAAGAATCAATTCCTCCACTTAATCCAAGAACCACTCCTTTTGCTTTTGCTTTTTGAACCCGCTCCCTTAACCAATCAACTATTCGATCTCGTTCCTGATTCCAATCTTTCATATCATTTCTCCTTCATTGACATTTATTTCTCTGATACTGTATCATTCTTAGACATATATCGAATAAAATTAGCATGTCGCACTATAATTAATTATAAATCAATATACAATTATTTTAACTTTGAACCGACTAGAACAAAATAGTAGTTGAGTTTTTATCCATTAAATTTGGATTATTGTTAAAAAGATGAAGGACAAATACTCAAAGGAGCGACGGATATGGGAAAAACCATTGCAGAAAAGGTTTTTGAACGAAAAACCGGGTTTCCAGTTAAGGCTGGAGATTTAGTTATTGCCCGAATTGATATGGCGATGGGACAAGATGGGACCACACCACTGGCAATCCAGTCTTTTGAAGAAATGGGTGGTAAAAAAGTATTCGACCCATCTCGTATAGTATTTATCATTGACCATAATGCCCCAAGCCAACTAGAAGCGATATCGCAGCTCCATGATAACATGCGGAAGTTTGCTGAAAACTATGGATTGACTATTTATGAAGTTGGATGTGGAGTATGCCATGAAATCATGGTCGCCAAAGGTTTAGTCGTCCCTGGTGATTTAGTGATTGGAGCTGATTCACATACCTGTACCTATGGAGCCATTGGAGCCTTCTCAACTGGAGTAGGGAGTACTGAATTAGCCGCAGCAATGATATCAGGTCAACTTTGGTTCAAGGTTCCTGAAACCATCCTGATTCGAATCAATGGAACTCTCCCACCCGGGGTATATTCAAAAGATGTCATTCTGTATCTTGCCTCTCAAATTGGTGCTGATGGAGCAACTTATCAAGCTATTGAATTTACTGGTCCAATCATTGATCGTCTTTCGGTTGAAGAACGATTAACTATCTCAAACATGGCAGTTGAATTAGGAGCCAAAGCAGGCATTATAGCTCCTGATGAAAAAACCTTAACCTGGGTTAAACAAAGAACAATTAAGTCTTTTGAACCAATTTATCCAGACCCAGATGCTGTTTATTTAAAAGAATTAACCTATGACTGCTCAACGCTTACTCCCCAGGTTGCTCTTCCTCATCGGGTTGATACGGTTACCTCAATCGATTCCTTGGGAGAGGTGATAATCCAAGAAGCTTATTTAGGAACTTGCACCAATGGTCGAAGCGTGGACATTGAGGTTGCTGCTAAGATACTTCAAGATAAAAAAGTCCACCCAAAGGTTCGTCTTATCGTTGCTCCGGCCTCAAAAGAAATTCTTTTGGAAGCAATCGAGAAAGGTTGGATAGAAACCATTGTCAAAGCTGGAGGAGTTCTGGTAACTCCCGGATGTGGACCTTGTGTTGGAACTCATCAAGGAGTCCCAGGCGATGGATGGAATGTTGTTTCCACAGCAAATCGAAATTTTAAAGGACGCATGGGAAACAATAAAGCTTTCATATACTTAGCTTCTCCCGCTACCGTTGCCGCCTCGGCTTTAAAAGGAAAAATAACCGATCCGAGAAAATACTTGAGGTGATTGCCATGATACTCAAAGGAAAAGCCCACATTTTCGGCGATGATATTAACACCGACTATATCATTTCCGGGAAATACAAATTTAAAACTCTGGATATGAACGAACTGGGAAAACACGTCATGGAAGATATCGATCCTCAGTTTTCTCAAAAAGTAGAAATTGGCGATTTTATTGTAGCCGGGAAGAATTTTGGCTGTGGCTCTTCCCGTGAACAGGCTCCCAGAGCTTTGCTTGCCAGTGGTATAAGAGGAGTTATTGCTCCATCAATAGCCCGTATATTCTTTCGTAATGCT contains these protein-coding regions:
- the polX gene encoding DNA polymerase/3'-5' exonuclease PolX; the protein is MRNLEVAQILREIGVLLEIKGENRFRVLAYQEAARKIENWPEAIELLAKEGKLRDISGIGEGLAAKIDEYLRTGKIEYYEELTKETPRELIQLTEIPGVGPKIARQLYSDLGIVNIEQLEQAIQEHRLQNLPGFGIKSEEKIRKGIDIIKKSTGRMLLGYALPLAEEVIAFLRENNQIDNISTAGSLRRMKETIGDIDILASTADAERMMETFTKLPMVKQVIAHGTTKSSILTYEGVQIDLRVVDNQCFGAALQYFTGSKEHNVKLREYAQKKGYKINEYGIYRIDDEEKKGGEKEEEIYQILGMEWIPPEMREDQGEIEAALQKRLPVLVDIKDIQGDLHVHSNWSDGLVSIEEMALAATKKGYQYLAICDHTQGLAVASGLTPEQIQERRKEINQWNQNHSEIFVLEGVEANILGDGSIDLPDEVLAQLPIVVAGIHTGLSQTTEKINQRLEKAFKNPYVQIISHPTGRLINKRDATQGDLALLFKYAQQTTTALEINAQPERLDLKDIDARQANEKYQIKLVISTDSHDPSSLNLMRLGVAQARRAWLSNKDILNTYNKGQLLEILQKKRERFTI
- the nadE gene encoding NH(3)-dependent NAD(+) synthetase translates to MKDWNQERDRIVDWLRERVQKAKAKGVVLGLSGGIDSSVAGALAKIAFPENTLGLMLPCHSLPLDQQDAELIAGKFAISYQIFSLDFIYDSYLALLGESYSKPLPLPLANIIPRIRMTVLYYFAQKENYLVCGATNKSELTVGYYTKYGDGGVDLMPLAHLTKTEVWQFAKFLEIPASIIEKAPSAGLWEDQTDEKEMGICYAVLDAFIQNGLGNQQDIAKIQKMIKRTEHKRQLPPRLERHS
- the dmdA_2 gene encoding 2,3-dimethylmalate dehydratase large subunit, which gives rise to MGKTIAEKVFERKTGFPVKAGDLVIARIDMAMGQDGTTPLAIQSFEEMGGKKVFDPSRIVFIIDHNAPSQLEAISQLHDNMRKFAENYGLTIYEVGCGVCHEIMVAKGLVVPGDLVIGADSHTCTYGAIGAFSTGVGSTELAAAMISGQLWFKVPETILIRINGTLPPGVYSKDVILYLASQIGADGATYQAIEFTGPIIDRLSVEERLTISNMAVELGAKAGIIAPDEKTLTWVKQRTIKSFEPIYPDPDAVYLKELTYDCSTLTPQVALPHRVDTVTSIDSLGEVIIQEAYLGTCTNGRSVDIEVAAKILQDKKVHPKVRLIVAPASKEILLEAIEKGWIETIVKAGGVLVTPGCGPCVGTHQGVPGDGWNVVSTANRNFKGRMGNNKAFIYLASPATVAASALKGKITDPRKYLR
- a CDS encoding 2,3-dimethylmalate dehydratase small subunit, with the translated sequence MILKGKAHIFGDDINTDYIISGKYKFKTLDMNELGKHVMEDIDPQFSQKVEIGDFIVAGKNFGCGSSREQAPRALLASGIRGVIAPSIARIFFRNAINCGLVALECDTSRIQSGDELEINLTTGKINDLTQNFTIEAAPLPEVMIQILNEGGLVSYFKKHGSFPEPGKSQS